The segment TGTCTAGCTCATTATTCTCCGAGTGGATTTGCTGGTCCTGGCAGGTGTAATTGATAAAATGCTAAATCTAACCATCTACCGAATTTATAGCCGGCTTTTTCAATAGTACCAGAATGGACAAAGCCAAATTTCTTATGTAGGGCAATGCTTTTCTCATTAGAAGCATCTATACCCCCAATCAGTGTAGCATACTCTCTTTCTGAAGCAATGGCGATAAGCTCCTTCAATAGTATTGCCGCAATACCCTTTCTGCGGTAATTACCGTCGACATAGATAGAATGTTCAATAGAATATTTATAGGCGGGCCAAGCACGGAAGGGGCCGAAAGTAGCAAAACCGACTGCTTTATTATCTAGTTCATAGACGATTACCGGGTATCCGTCCTTTAGCTTCTGTTCGTACCATAGCTTTCTGTTCTCTAATGTATCTGGCTTATATGTATATACAGCGGTAGTGTTAAGAATTGCATCATTATAAATAGACAGGATATGGGCGAGATCCCTTTCCTCCATAGGTCTTATCACTGTTTTTTGTCCTCCTTCAATTTGCTAGATATTATTCTTTTTCATCTACTATAACAAATATTTTAAATCCTTAAAAATTTATATTTACTGAATGATGGTCAATTAAGTATGATGAGTATATAGAACTAGTGACGAAAGAACTAACCTTGTTGTTAGAGCCCTTCTTTTGGGACTGTGGTCTATGAAGATAGGTAACTCATAAACAACTGGGGGAAAATATGTGAAAAAGAAAAAATATCCTTTTATTCCTTTAAGTAAAAAAGGGATTGTTTCTATTTTTAGTGCTGCATTGTTATTTTCAGCACCATTAGCAGGGCCTTCTATCACGATGGCTGAAGGAAATGGGACAAATAAAGTTATTTTTGATGAGAATCTTGAATGGATGAAGTCAAAAACTGCAATGACTGGAAAAACATTGACGATAGATTTCAGCGAGCAGTTAGCAGCAATGGGAGCAGATGTGTTGCTGGAAGCAGCATCAGATAAACAATCTGTACAAGCTGCTTTTAACAAGAAGGTCTTGACGCTCACAATAAAGGATTTCGGTGAAACGACAATAAGCGTTACCGCTAAAAACAGTAAGCAGACTGTAACTAACACCTTTACCGTTAATATCACGAAAAAAGGCGATATTAATGGTGATGGCACAATTACACCTGCAGACTCTCTTTATATCTATCAAGTTATCAGCGGCAAGGTTAAGATTTCAACTGAACAGCAGAAGTTACTTGATATAAATGGCGACGGAAAAATTACTAATTTGGATGCGACTCTTTTAATGAGCAGTTATGTTGGCAAAAACGTTCCTGCGACTATTGAAGATAATTCCTTCGTCCAATTAACGGAAATTAATGACTCACCTGTAGGAGCAGATGATACATATACACTAAATGAAGATGAGCAGCTTAAGGTAAATACAGCATTGGGCGTGCTGGCAAATGATATTGATCCAGAAAACAAGGAATTAACGGCAACAGTGATAACCAATCCTGAAAATGGAAAATTGACATTTAATGAGGATGGGTCGTTTCAATATGTGCCAAGTGCAAATTTTGTCGGAATAGATCAATTCTCGTATAAAGCAAGTGATGGAAGCAGCACAACAGCAGCGAAAACAGTCACAATTAATGTATTGCCTGTAAATGATGCGCCTGTATCAAAGGATGGTGTGTTAAATACACAAGAGGATACTGTTGGTATTGGGACACTGTTAGGGGAAGATGTTGATGGTGATACATTGACATATACGATTGTTGAAAATGGTAAAAAAGGCAAAGTGACGATTCTTGACCAGAAAACAGGAGTTTTCTCTTATAAGCCAAATGCAAATGAAAATGGAGAAGACTTCTTCACTTATAAAGTAAGTGATGGCAAGTTAACCTCTACTGCTAAGGTGTCTGTGTTTATTAAGGCAGTGAATGATGCTCCAATAGCAAAAAATGACGCTTATTCTACTAAGGAAGATGAAACATTAACAGTTGGTAAGGAAAAGAGTGTATTGCTGAATGATGAGGATGTGGATAAGGATTCTCTGAAAGCTGTCCTTGTAAAAGGAACTGCTCACGGCACACTTGATTTCAAAGCAGATGGAACATTTACGTACATTCCAGCTAAAGATTTTAATGGAAGTGATTCTTTTGTATATAAAGCTACCGATGGTGTTTTAGAATCAGCAGAGCAAACAGTTGTACTCTCGGTAGGAGCAGTGAATGATCTACCTACAGCGAAAGACAGCTTGCTGAATGTAACAGAAGACGAAGCAGCTAGTGACATGGTTGAAGCAAGCGACGCAGACAAAGACAAACTGACATTTGCGATTGCCGAAAACGGCCAAAAAGGAAAGGCAGCTCTGACAGATGCGGAAACAGGCAAGTTCACATACACACCTGACAAAAACGCCAACGGAGAAGACAAGGTTGTCTTCACAGTGACAGATGGTCAACGAGAACCTGTAAAAGCAACAGTCTCGATTTCGATTAAAGCAGTTAACGACGCTCCAACGGCAGCAAGTGACAGCTTCACGACAAAGGAAGATGAAAAGCTAGAGGTTGGTACAGCGAAAAGCATTCTTGTAAATGATGCGGATGTTGATAATGACGCTCTTGAAGCCATTTTAGTGAAAACGACAGCACATGGGAAGCTAGAGTTGAATAAAGACGGCACCTTTACGTATACGCCAGACAAGGACTATAACGGTAGTGATTCATTCACATATAAAGCAACAGACGATAAATTAGAATCAGCTGTTCAAACTGTTGAAATTGAAGTGGAGGCTGTGAATGATCTACCTACAGCGAAGGACAGCTCGCTGAATGTAACAGAAGATGAAGCAGCTAGTGGCATGGTTGAAGCAAGCGACTCAGACAAAGACAAACTGACATTTGCGATTGCCGAAAACGGCCAAAAAGGAAAAGCAGTTCTGACAGATGCGGAAACAGGCAAGTTCACTTACACACCTGACAAAAACGCAAACGGAGAAGACAAGGTAGTCTTCACAGTCACAGATGGTCAAGGAGAACCTGTAAAAGTGACAGTCTCGATTTCGATTAAAGCAGTAAATGATGCGCCAACGGCTGCAAGTGACAGCTTCACGACGAAGGAAGAGGAAAAGCTGACGATTGAAGCTGCAAAAAGCATCCTTAACAATGATACCGATGTAGATAATGATGCTCTTGAAGCCATCCTAGTGAAAGCTACAGCACACGGAAAGCTGGAATTAAATAAAGACGGCACCTTTACTTATACGCCAGACAAGGACTATAACGGTCAAGATTCATTCACATATAAAGCAACAGATGGAAGGTTAGAATCAGCTGTTCAAACTGTTGAAATAGAAGTAAAACCAGTAAATGATCTACCTACAGCGAAAGACAGCTTGCTGAATGTAACAGAAGACGAAGCTGTAGACAGTATGGTTGAAGTAAGCGACGCAGACAAAGACAAACTGACATTTGCGATTGCCGAAAACGGCCAAAAAGGAAAAGCAGCTCTAACAGATGCGGAAACAGGCAAGTTCACATACACACCTGACAAAAACGCCAACGGAGAAGACAAGGTTGTCTTCACAGTGACAGATGGTCAAGGAGAACCTGTAAAAGCAACAGTCTCGATTTCGATTAAAGCAGTTAACGACGCTCCAACGGCAGCAAGTGACAGCTTCACGACAAAGGAAGATGAAAAGCTAGAGATTGGTACAGCGAAAAGCATTCTTGTAAATGATGCGGATGTTGATAATGACGCTCTTGAAGCCATTTTAGTGAAAACGACAGCACATGGGAAGCTAGAATTGAATAAAGACGGTACCTTTACGTATACGCCAGACAAGGATTATAACGGTACTGATTCATTCACATACAAAGCAACAGATGGAAATTTAGAATCGGCAGAACAGACCGTTAAGATTGAAGTAAAACCAGTAAATGATCTACCTACAGCGAAAGACAGCTCGCTGAATGTAACAGAAGACGAAGCAGCTAGTGGCATGGTTGAAGCAAGCGACGCAGACAAAGACAAACTGACATTTGCGATTGCCGAAAACGGCCAAAAAGGAAAAGCCGTTCTGATAGATGCGGAAACAGGCAAATTCACATACACACCTGACAAAAACGCAAACGGAGAAGACAAGGTAGTCTTCACAGTCACAGACGGTCAAGGAGAACCTGTAAAAGTGACAGTCTCGATTTCGATTAAAGCAGTAAACGATGCGCCAACAGCGGCTAGTGACAGCTTCACGACGAAGGAAGATGAAAAGCTGGAGATTGAAGCTGCAAAAAGTATTCTTAACAATGATGCGGATGTAGATAATGACGCTCTTGAAGCCATCCTAGTGAAAGCTACAGCACACGGGAAGCTGGAGTTGAATAAAGACGGTACCTTTACGTATACGCCAGACAAGGATTATAACGGTACTGATTCATTCACATACAAAGCAACAGATGGAAAATTAGAATCGGCAGAACAGACCGTTAAGATTGAAGTAAAACCAGTGAATGATAGTCCAACTGCGAAGGACAGCTCGCTGAATGTAACAGAAGATGAAGCAGCTAACGGTGTGGTTGAAGCAAGTGACGCAGACAAGGATAAACTGACATTTGCAATTGCGGAAAACGGCCAAAAAGGAAAAGCAGTTCTGACAGATGCGGAAACAGGCGAATTCACATACACACCTGACAAAAACGCCAACGGAGAAGACAAGATAGTCTTTACAGTGACAGACGGTCAAGGAGAACCTGTGAAAGCCACAGTCTCCATTTCTATAAAAGCAGTAAATGATGCTCCAACAGCGGCTAGTGACAGCTTCACGACAAATGAAGATGAAAAGCTGACGATTGGTTCAGAGAAGAGCATTCTTGTAAATGATGCGGATGTTGATAATGACGCTCTTGAAGCCATTTTAGTGAAAACGACAGCACATGGGAAGCTAGAATTGAATAAAGACGGTACCTTTACGTATACGCCAGACAAAGATTATAACGGTACGGATTCCTTCACATACAAAGCAACAGATGGAAAATTAGAATCTGCTGAACAAACGGTTGAAATTGAAGTGAAGGCAGTTAATGATACTCCGACAGCAGATGCTAGTTCAATAGAGTTAGAGGAAGATAGCAGCTTTAATGGCAAGTTAACAGGGTCTGATCCAGAAGGCGACAGCCTGACATTCTCTCTTGTTGAAAACGGCAGCAAAGGAACAGCAGTCATTACAAATGAACAGACTGGTGCTTTCAGCTATACACCGAGCAAGGATGCAAATGGTGCAGATTCGTTTACATTCAAGGTGAATGATGGCAACTCTGATTCCGAAAAAGCAACGGTAGAAGTGACAATTAAGGCTGTAAATGATGCGCCGACAGCAAGTGATGTGAAAATGGAAGGTACTGCAAGAGTTGGTGAAACGCTGACTGGGACATACAGCTATCATGATGTCGAAAACGATGCAGAAGAGCAATCAACATTCCAATGGTATAGTGGCGACAAAGAAGACGGCAGTGATAAAACGAAAATAGATGGTGCGACATCTAATGAATACAAAATAACGAATGCTGATTTGAAGAAGTATTTATTCTTTGAAGTGAAGCTTGCTGCAGCAACAGGTGAGCAATCATCTGAAAGCTACTTAAGCAATGCAAGTGAAAAGGTAAAGCTTGCTGACAGTGTTGCGCCGACAATTGTATCCACAACACCGGCAAATTCTGCAAGTGATGTTGGGGTATCTGATGATCTAGTCATTACGATGAGTGAAAATGTTTTAGCTGAATTAGGAAAAATCGAAATTAAAAATAGTGACGGCAGCACATTTGCAGAATACGAGGCGAATGACACGCAGCATGTCGTGATTGATGGAGCAACAATTACAATTAAGCATCCTAATTTTGCAGAAGGAAAAGAGTATTCAGTTGTTGTTGGTTCAAATGCATTTGTAGATGAATCTGAAAATGTATATGAAAATAGCAATAATGAGTGGAAATTCGAAACGGAAGCGGCCCCAGGTCTGACAGCTTATGCTGATTCAAGCACTCCTTTAGAAGAAGAAGCAATGAAGCAAATGTTTGGAGCATTTGTATATGTGGATATCGCAGGAGATAGCTTTAAGGACGGCTTAACGGCAGATGACATTATCCTGAACAATGCTCCTGCAGGAGTAACCGTCATGGATCAATATATAATGGGGAACAACCTTACACTAGTGCTGGGTTATGATGGAACAGATTTTGATACGAAGTTCAGTAATTTTACAGTAACGATAAAAGGTACAGCTTTGGAAAAAGGCAATGATCTGACATCTAACAGCTTGGAGTTTGTACCAAGTACCGATGCACCAACACCAATCATTACAGAATATTTGCACGGTGGAGATGGTAGGTCTGCCGTTGAAATATTCAGTCCTGCTCCAACATCAGAGCAATATAAGCTGAAAGTATATTCTACACATAATGGTGTAAAGAGTTCTTCTGAAATAGCATTATACTTGCAAAGTAATCCTAATTTAACTATTGGCAGAATTTTTTACGATTATTTTGATGTTGTTCCATTTTGGTACTATAACCAAGAAACTGTTTTAGATGAAGGAACCAATATAGTAAACGCATTGCAGATTATAGCTCCAAACGGATCAGTTGTTGATACACTAGGAGATCCATCGTCAAGCACTCCGATTGTAACTGGAAGTGTAACAATGGTTAGAAATACAGATATCAAAGACGGTATTGACCGCTATGTTCCTAGTCAATGGAGTACATATACAAGTGATATCTACAATCATTTCGGTAAAAGAGATTAAAACATGGTCTGAAAAACAGGTGAAAGATGTTCCTTGTAGGACACTTTTCACCTGATAGTGATAAATACGCGTTAACTTTTAAATTAAGGGAGATTACAGGATGAACCGAAAGAAAATAAAAGCTTTATTGCTTGTCCTACTTATTGCGATGCTGACAGTGCCTGTACAGGCATTTGCAGCTACTTCCAAAAGCGTTACGGTGAAAATCGGTGATGTTCACGGGGAAGCGGGTCAAGTGATAACAGTACCTGTGTCCGTTTCAGCACCAGTGACAGATATTGCTGCATATGGCTTGGAGCTGAACTATGACAATACTTCTTTGGAAGTAAAGGAGATACATCAGGTTGACGATAATCAAGAGTTTCAAAGCAACTTCAGTAACAAGGATGGGTATTTGCGAGCAGCATGGGCAGATGCTACTGGAGGGGATGATGCATTAAAAAATGCAGCTACTTTATTTACGGTTGATTTCTTAATAAAGGAAAATCCAGTATACGGAAAAAAAAGCATTAATGTTCCGATATATGATGCAGCAGCATTGAGTTTTACTGATTCCAATAATAATAACGTAAGTGCTACAGTAGAAAACGGCAGCTTTACAATCAATAAATCTAGCAACTCTAAGCTAAGCAGCTTACTAGCTAGTGATGGGACATGGAATGAAACCTTCTCACCAGAAGGAAAATTCTATACTGTTGCTGTAAAAAGCACAGTTAATTCATTGAATTTTGTTCCGACAGCACAGAATGAATATGCTCATATTACTATTAATGACAAAAAAGTAACGAGCGGAACATTATCTCATGGCTTTTCGTTAAAAGAAGGCAGCAACAGCTTCACTATCAAAGTAACAGCACAAGATGGATCTGCTTCGACTTATACGGTGAAAGTTAATAAGGAAAAAGAAGCAGTGGAAGAAAAACCAGACACAAATACTGAAATTGTCACAGTAGATATTCAATCAGGCAATGATGCAGTGGTTGCTAAAACACCTATTTATCGCACTACAGATGAATTTGGTATCAAATCAGATAAAGTGACATTGACAAAAGATGTTGTGAAGGAATTGCTGGCAAGTGCTGAGCTGCAAGACTCAAACACAGCTAAAATCATCATTCCAGATACACAGGATGAGATTTCTGA is part of the Niallia taxi genome and harbors:
- a CDS encoding GNAT family N-acetyltransferase gives rise to the protein MEERDLAHILSIYNDAILNTTAVYTYKPDTLENRKLWYEQKLKDGYPVIVYELDNKAVGFATFGPFRAWPAYKYSIEHSIYVDGNYRRKGIAAILLKELIAIASEREYATLIGGIDASNEKSIALHKKFGFVHSGTIEKAGYKFGRWLDLAFYQLHLPGPANPLGE
- a CDS encoding tandem-95 repeat protein, which encodes MKKKKYPFIPLSKKGIVSIFSAALLFSAPLAGPSITMAEGNGTNKVIFDENLEWMKSKTAMTGKTLTIDFSEQLAAMGADVLLEAASDKQSVQAAFNKKVLTLTIKDFGETTISVTAKNSKQTVTNTFTVNITKKGDINGDGTITPADSLYIYQVISGKVKISTEQQKLLDINGDGKITNLDATLLMSSYVGKNVPATIEDNSFVQLTEINDSPVGADDTYTLNEDEQLKVNTALGVLANDIDPENKELTATVITNPENGKLTFNEDGSFQYVPSANFVGIDQFSYKASDGSSTTAAKTVTINVLPVNDAPVSKDGVLNTQEDTVGIGTLLGEDVDGDTLTYTIVENGKKGKVTILDQKTGVFSYKPNANENGEDFFTYKVSDGKLTSTAKVSVFIKAVNDAPIAKNDAYSTKEDETLTVGKEKSVLLNDEDVDKDSLKAVLVKGTAHGTLDFKADGTFTYIPAKDFNGSDSFVYKATDGVLESAEQTVVLSVGAVNDLPTAKDSLLNVTEDEAASDMVEASDADKDKLTFAIAENGQKGKAALTDAETGKFTYTPDKNANGEDKVVFTVTDGQREPVKATVSISIKAVNDAPTAASDSFTTKEDEKLEVGTAKSILVNDADVDNDALEAILVKTTAHGKLELNKDGTFTYTPDKDYNGSDSFTYKATDDKLESAVQTVEIEVEAVNDLPTAKDSSLNVTEDEAASGMVEASDSDKDKLTFAIAENGQKGKAVLTDAETGKFTYTPDKNANGEDKVVFTVTDGQGEPVKVTVSISIKAVNDAPTAASDSFTTKEEEKLTIEAAKSILNNDTDVDNDALEAILVKATAHGKLELNKDGTFTYTPDKDYNGQDSFTYKATDGRLESAVQTVEIEVKPVNDLPTAKDSLLNVTEDEAVDSMVEVSDADKDKLTFAIAENGQKGKAALTDAETGKFTYTPDKNANGEDKVVFTVTDGQGEPVKATVSISIKAVNDAPTAASDSFTTKEDEKLEIGTAKSILVNDADVDNDALEAILVKTTAHGKLELNKDGTFTYTPDKDYNGTDSFTYKATDGNLESAEQTVKIEVKPVNDLPTAKDSSLNVTEDEAASGMVEASDADKDKLTFAIAENGQKGKAVLIDAETGKFTYTPDKNANGEDKVVFTVTDGQGEPVKVTVSISIKAVNDAPTAASDSFTTKEDEKLEIEAAKSILNNDADVDNDALEAILVKATAHGKLELNKDGTFTYTPDKDYNGTDSFTYKATDGKLESAEQTVKIEVKPVNDSPTAKDSSLNVTEDEAANGVVEASDADKDKLTFAIAENGQKGKAVLTDAETGEFTYTPDKNANGEDKIVFTVTDGQGEPVKATVSISIKAVNDAPTAASDSFTTNEDEKLTIGSEKSILVNDADVDNDALEAILVKTTAHGKLELNKDGTFTYTPDKDYNGTDSFTYKATDGKLESAEQTVEIEVKAVNDTPTADASSIELEEDSSFNGKLTGSDPEGDSLTFSLVENGSKGTAVITNEQTGAFSYTPSKDANGADSFTFKVNDGNSDSEKATVEVTIKAVNDAPTASDVKMEGTARVGETLTGTYSYHDVENDAEEQSTFQWYSGDKEDGSDKTKIDGATSNEYKITNADLKKYLFFEVKLAAATGEQSSESYLSNASEKVKLADSVAPTIVSTTPANSASDVGVSDDLVITMSENVLAELGKIEIKNSDGSTFAEYEANDTQHVVIDGATITIKHPNFAEGKEYSVVVGSNAFVDESENVYENSNNEWKFETEAAPGLTAYADSSTPLEEEAMKQMFGAFVYVDIAGDSFKDGLTADDIILNNAPAGVTVMDQYIMGNNLTLVLGYDGTDFDTKFSNFTVTIKGTALEKGNDLTSNSLEFVPSTDAPTPIITEYLHGGDGRSAVEIFSPAPTSEQYKLKVYSTHNGVKSSSEIALYLQSNPNLTIGRIFYDYFDVVPFWYYNQETVLDEGTNIVNALQIIAPNGSVVDTLGDPSSSTPIVTGSVTMVRNTDIKDGIDRYVPSQWSTYTSDIYNHFGKRD
- a CDS encoding cohesin domain-containing protein encodes the protein MNRKKIKALLLVLLIAMLTVPVQAFAATSKSVTVKIGDVHGEAGQVITVPVSVSAPVTDIAAYGLELNYDNTSLEVKEIHQVDDNQEFQSNFSNKDGYLRAAWADATGGDDALKNAATLFTVDFLIKENPVYGKKSINVPIYDAAALSFTDSNNNNVSATVENGSFTINKSSNSKLSSLLASDGTWNETFSPEGKFYTVAVKSTVNSLNFVPTAQNEYAHITINDKKVTSGTLSHGFSLKEGSNSFTIKVTAQDGSASTYTVKVNKEKEAVEEKPDTNTEIVTVDIQSGNDAVVAKTPIYRTTDEFGIKSDKVTLTKDVVKELLASAELQDSNTAKIIIPDTQDEISETYFSIPKDALKLLSEGNINIQLVMNNAQIVLPKESLKDVKDDLYFRFVPVKTETEKNEVKNRALNSITSFSEYENVQVLGRPMEIQTNMENSKVKLILPVESDVIDTIKAKNSGIENLPIFIEHDDGTKEVIDASFTNYHMDGFTGLAFEINKFSTFTPLYLSGAVTNNTDQEAVSGKDAKDSKGTEASSSADTTVSTDEQGTGTNLKKLPKTGDDSYIDMILNISIVAIAAILVFLFVSKKRRLKKQ